From Zingiber officinale cultivar Zhangliang chromosome 5B, Zo_v1.1, whole genome shotgun sequence, the proteins below share one genomic window:
- the LOC121986888 gene encoding plasmodesmata-located protein 7-like — protein sequence MACHFFLLLFLSSVKSMAAAQDTAAFIYAGCSQTSYSPGSPYQLNVDSLLSSLTAAATSSFYINLTSSASAAGSLPTFGLFQCRGDLQSRECSACIRSALSKLSSLCPFAAGAAVQLAGCFLRYGNDAFVGKPDATVIYKKCGASSGSGQIGIRDAALSGLTGGGFGGYRAGASGYVQAVAQCVGDQTAKQCDDCVGAAVAQLKAACGYAVSGEAYLGKCFARFWCNGNGGVDIEADNHHHDNDETGRTAAIIIGLIAGVALLILFLSFVRKAGNPDKD from the exons ATGGCTTGCCACTTCTTCCTCCTGCTCTTCCTTTCCTCCGTCAAATCCATGGCGGCTGCCCAAGATACCGCCGCCTTCATCTACGCCGGATGCTCGCAGACGAGCTACTCCCCCGGCTCCCCCTACCAGCTCAATGTTGACTCCCTCCTCTCCTCCCTCACTGCGGCCGCAACCTCCTCCTTCTACATCAATCTCACGTCCTCCGCCTCCGCTGCTGGTTCCCTACCTACCTTCGGCCTCTTCCAGTGCCGTGGCGACCTCCAGTCCCGCGAATGCTCCGCCTGCATCCGCTCCGCCCTCTCCAAGCTCTCCTCCCTCTGCCCGTTCGCAGCCGGCGCAGCCGTCCAGCTCGCCGGCTGCTTCCTCCGCTACGGAAACGATGCCTTCGTCGGCAAGCCCGACGCCACGGTCATCTACAAGAAGTGCGGCGCCTCCTCGGGCAGCGGCCAGATCGGGATCCGCGATGCCGCGCTCTCAGGCCTGACGGGCGGTGGCTTTGGTGGGTATAGGGCTGGCGCTTCCGGGTACGTGCAGGCAGTTGCGCAGTGCGTGGGCGACCAGACCGCGAAGCAGTGCGACGACTGCGTGGGGGCGGCGGTGGCGCAGCTCAAGGCCGCCTGCGGGTACGCCGTCTCCGGCGAGGCGTACCTCGGTAAGTGCTTCGCCAGATTCTGGTGCAACGGAAATGGTGGCGTCGACATCGAGGCGGACAACCACCACCACGACA ATGATGAAACTGGAAGAACAGCAGCAATTATCATTGGCCTCATAGCTGGAGTTGCTCTCTTAATACTGTTTCTTTCCTTCGTCAGGAAAGCTGGAAACCCTG ATAAAGACTAG